The Clostridia bacterium DNA segment ATTATTTAGATTATATGCTGATAAAATCTGATTTTTATTAAATAGATATAGCGATATAAACATTTTTTTGGTATACTTAAATATATATGGATCAAAAAATCGAAAGAATTGAAGATTTGAGAATCCAAGCGAAGCGAGCTTCGTTTATTTGCTTAATACCGCTTTTAGTAGGAATTTTAGCAGCAATAGTCTTAACGATCATATTTGAAAACGCGGTAATTTTAGTTCTTGGAGTAGCTGTTAGTTTTGTAATTTATATTATATTTTCATCTATTTGTTATTTTCCTAAAAAAAAGCATTATGTTCATTCTTTTAAACTTACAATAGTCAAAGACTGTTTGAACAAAGTGTTTAGTGATGTAAATTATGAGCCTGATAGGTGTTTTGATAAAGAAACAATCAAAAAGACATTTTTGGTTTGTATAGGCAATATATATAAAGGCAATGATTTTATATCAGCCGTCTATAAAGACGTAAGATTTTCTCAATGTGACCTTGATATACAAGAAATAGATGCTTCCGAAAATTCTACTTATATTCAATATTTTTTGGGAAAGTGGATAATACTTGATTTTGATAAAAAGATTGACACATATATTCAAATAAGAGAAAATGAGTTTGGCGGAGTTAGAAGACCGCTAATAAAAACGCCGGCAAAAGCACAAAAAATAATGACAGAGAGTGTAGAATTTAACAAACACTTTAGTGTGTTTGCAGACGATGCTCATAATGCTTTTTATATTCTTACACCACGTTTTATGGAAGCATTATTAAAGTTAAGATACCTTGTTGATGGACAGATAATGCTGGCTTTTTGCGAAGGTAAATTACATATTGCATTGCATAATCAAGAAAATGCATTTGAACCGTCAATAAATCAAATGATGCTGCCAGCTTATGAACAAAAAATAATGGCTGAAATATTAATAATCACTCAGATTATAGACGAATTAATTATCAATTTAAAATAATATAACAGGAGTAGCCATAATGTTTTTAGCAAGCCTTAGTCCTATAGTTATTACAGTAATAGTCTTAGTCGCTATTATTTTGATTTTGCTGCTTTATATAATCATTACAGTTAACAGCTTTAAACAGCTTATAGTCAAAATTTCTGAAGCTGATTCTGGTATTAATGTGGCTTTGACCAAAAGATATGATTTGTTGACTAAGGCATTGGATACGGCAAAAGCATATACAAAATACGAAAAAGAAACATTATATGAAATCATAGATTTGAGAAAAGATATGACTACCACCCAAAAAGCTCAAGTCGTCGAAAAGCTAGACAAGATGGGTAACACAGTCAATGTTTTGGCAGAGAACTATCCCGAACTTAGAT contains these protein-coding regions:
- a CDS encoding DUF3137 domain-containing protein; translation: MDQKIERIEDLRIQAKRASFICLIPLLVGILAAIVLTIIFENAVILVLGVAVSFVIYIIFSSICYFPKKKHYVHSFKLTIVKDCLNKVFSDVNYEPDRCFDKETIKKTFLVCIGNIYKGNDFISAVYKDVRFSQCDLDIQEIDASENSTYIQYFLGKWIILDFDKKIDTYIQIRENEFGGVRRPLIKTPAKAQKIMTESVEFNKHFSVFADDAHNAFYILTPRFMEALLKLRYLVDGQIMLAFCEGKLHIALHNQENAFEPSINQMMLPAYEQKIMAEILIITQIIDELIINLK
- a CDS encoding LemA family protein — encoded protein: MFLASLSPIVITVIVLVAIILILLLYIIITVNSFKQLIVKISEADSGINVALTKRYDLLTKALDTAKAYTKYEKETLYEIIDLRKDMTTTQKAQVVEKLDKMGNTVNVLAENYPELRSAQVFSDLMSSIKDSEEHLQAARRLYNSNVSHYNQKLVSFPASIIAKMLNLKAANFFVADIEKKNDVKISL